From a region of the Arachis ipaensis cultivar K30076 chromosome B09, Araip1.1, whole genome shotgun sequence genome:
- the LOC107615730 gene encoding uncharacterized protein LOC107615730, with amino-acid sequence MTPSTTTTFPTSLGAPRKVETNKTGTTYKDNIKDEDMQVLFHCHQSFPEVRIHELFMKLKHGIDSSRLEYRPAGPVGVFTLARPSPDVGHEGKPDRVENAMLEHDSDEEPADIGGDSDDDIPTNPATCQPPSSTGTNEQPAHYSTLNLEAVGQDPESVPTFGGQGLHEENFVVEFQVGQSFQSKEKVVLCVKKYNIRRGVEYRVMDSDHLKYHGRCKEFGKGCTWIIRINLRTRKGTWDVRWYNGPHTCLATLISSDHRQLDYHVICAKIFPLVRANAAVSIKMLQEATEATYGFRPTYRKTWLVKQKALAQIYGD; translated from the exons ATGACACCTTCCACAACAACGACTTTCCCAACTAGTCTAGGAGCACCGAGGAAGGTAGAGACTAACAAAACTGGAACTACGTACAAGGACAATATTAAAG ATGAAGATATGCAGGTGTTATTTCATTGTCACCAGAGTTTCCCAGAAGTGAGGATACACGAGTTGTTTATGAAGCTAAAACATGGCATCGATAGTTCTAGG CTGGAGTATCGGCCAGCTGGTCCAGTTGGGGTATTCACCTTAGCCCGTCCATCTCCAGATGTTGGACATGAGGGGAAACCAGATCGGGTTGAAAATGCGATGCTAGAGCATGATTCGGATGAAGAGCCTGCTGACATTGGAGGGGACAGCGATGATGATATTCCGACAAACCCAGCAACATGTCAACCACCGTCAAGTACTGGCACAAATGAGCAACCTGCACACTATTCTACCCTAAATTTGGAAGCCGTCGGCCAAGATCCGGAGTCAGTTCCAACCTTTGGGGGTCAAGGTTTGCACGAGGAAAATTTTGTAGTTGAATTTCAAGTTGGGCAATCTTTCCAAAGTAAGGAGAAAGTTGTTCTTTGTGTAAAGAAGTACAACATTCGCCGTGGTGTTGAGTACAGAGTGATGGATTCGGATCATCTTAAGTACCATGGGAGATGCAAGGAGTTTGGCAAAGGTTGCACGTGGATTATTCGCATCAACCTTCGAACGCGAAAGGGCACCTGGGATGTTCGATGGTACAACGGACCGCACACATGCTTGGCTACATTGATATCAAGCGACCACCGACAGCTTGATTATCACGTGATCTGtgcaaaaatatttcctctagttCGAGCCAATGCGGCGGTATCGATAAAGATGTTGCAAGAAGCTACCGAAGCAACGTACGGGTTCAGGCCAACTTACAGGAAGACGTGGTTGGTAAAACAGAAGGCATTAGCACAGATATACGGGGACTAG
- the LOC107618646 gene encoding protein EXORDIUM-like 5, with the protein MSHFPKYLLLVTILSLLHALLPQCRASATPNNDQQQEQQFQTLQTNPSFFNPRVPLSSSKRFEGSSDLVNLKYHMGPVLSSPINIYLIWYGKWSQDHKLTIKDFLHSISDSRAASPSVADWWRTVSLYTDQTGANISRSVSIAGEYADTRYSHGNALTRLSVQQVIATAVRSKPFPVDHRNGIYLVLTAGDVTMEDYCRAVCGFHYFTFPSMVGYTLPYAWIGNSGRQCPEVCAYPFAVPAYMAGGGPGELSPPNRDVGIDGMISVIGHELAELSSNPLVNAWYAGEDPTAPTEIGDLCEGLYGSGGGGGYIGQVMKDREGKTFNLNGRNGRKFLVQWIWSPVLKACAGPNAID; encoded by the exons atGTCTCACTTCCCGAAATATCTTCTTTTAGTTACCATTTTGTCGCTCCTCCACGCTCTCCTTCCCCAATGCAGAGCCTCAGCCACACCAAACAATGACCAACAACAAGAGCAACAATTCCAAACCCTGCAAACCAACCCATCATTCTTCAACCCAAGAGTCCCACTTTCCTCATCGAAACGTTTCGAGGGCTCATCGGATTTGGTGAACTTGAAATACCACATGGGCCCGGTGCTTTCTTCTCCGATCAACATCTACCTAATCTGGTACGGTAAGTGGTCGCAAGACCACAAGCTCACAATCAAGGACTTCCTTCATTCCATTTCCGATTCACGCGCCGCCTCACCTTCCGTCGCCGACTGGTGGCGCACCGTTTCCCTCTACACTGACCAGACCGGCGCCAACATTTCTCGATCCGTCTCTATCGCCGGCGAGTACGCCGACACGCGCTACTCCCACGGCAACGCACTCACGCGCCTATCCGTACAGCAGGTCATCGCCACTGCCGTCAGGTCCAAGCCATTCCCCGTCGACCACCGCAACGGGATCTACCTAGTCCTCACCGCCGGCGACGTCACTATGGAGGACTATTGCCGCGCCGTCTGCGGCTTCCACTACTTCACGTTCCCCTCCATGGTCGGTTACACGCTCCCCTATGCTTGGATCGGGAATTCCGGCCGCCAGTGCCCCGAGGTCTGCGCCTACCCCTTCGCCGTGCCGGCGTACATGGCTGGCGGAGGCCCGGGGGAGCTCTCACCGCCGAACAGAGACGTTGGCATCGACGGCATGATTAGTGTGATAG GGCACGAGTTGGCAGAGCTTTCGTCGAACCCGCTGGTGAATGCGTGGTACGCCGGGGAGGATCCGACGGCGCCGACGGAAATTGGGGATCTGTGTGAAGGGCTGTACGGCAGCGGAGGTGGGGGAGGGTACATTGGGCAGGTGATGAAGGATAGGGAAGGGAAAACATTCAATTTGAATGGGAGGAATGGGAGGAAGTTCCTTGTGCAGTGGATTTGGAGCCCTGTTTTGAAGGCTTGTGCTGGCCCCAATGCTATAGATTAG